One Actinomycetospora corticicola genomic window, TCGCCGACGTCGACCTGCCCGCGATCCTCGGCGACCTGCGCGGACGGCTGGCCTGGGGGCGGCGCCGGATCGCGCTCGACCCCGGCCGCTACGAGACGATCCTGCCGCCGTCCGCGGTCAGCGACTTCATGATCTACCTGGCGTGGTCGATGGGCGGCCGGCCCGCCCAGGAGGGCCGCAGCGCGTTGTCGCGGGCCGGCGGCACTCGGGTCGGCGAGCAGCTGACCACCCTGCCGCTCACCCTGGCCGGCGACCCGGACGCGCCCGGCTTCCCGACGCTGCGCTACGAGCCGGTCCTCGCGACGACGTCGTCCGGCGACGAGGTGTCGGTGTTCGACAACGGCGCGAGCACCCGCCGCGTGGAGTGGCTGCGCGACGGCGCCGTCGCCGAGCTCGCCTATCCCCGCGCGGCGGCGGCCGAGTACGGCGCCCGGTTCGCCCCGCCGTCGGACAACCTCCTGCTCACCGGCGGGTCCGACGCGTCGCTGTCCGACCTCGTCGCCACCACACGTCGGGGGCTGCTGCTGACCTGCCTCTGGTACATGCGCGAGGTCGACCCGGAGACGATGCTGCTCACCGGGCTGACCCGCGACGGCGTCTATCTCGTCGAGGACGGCGAGGTGGTGGGCGAGGTGAACAACTTCCGGTTCAACGAGTCGCCGCTCGACCTCGTCCGCCGTGCCACCGAAGCCGGCGCGACCGAGCGGACCCTGCCGCGCGAGTGGAAGGACTGGTTCACCCGCGTGGCCATGCCGCCCCTGCGCATCCCGGACTTCAACATGTCGTCGGTGTCGCAGGCCAGCTGACTCACCGGCGCGGGGCGACGACCCGGGTCAGCCCGGGCGGCGCGCCGAGGCCCTCGGTGACCGGTCCCTCGAGCACCTCGCCGTCGGGGGCGAAGCGCGACCCGTGCAGCGGGCAGTCCCAGCTCGCCGCCGCGTCGTTCCACGCCAGGATGCCGCCGAGGTGCGGGCACACCGCGCCGACCTCGTGCTCCACACCGCCCACCCGGCAGCGTCCGACCTTGCCGCGCGGCGTGGTCTCGACCCGGCCCTCGCCCTCCGCGAGGGGCTGTCGGGACGGCAGGTCGGGCTTGACCCAGCCGGTCGCCAGGTACTTCGCGACCTGTCCGTTGAAGCTCGCCAACGACGGGACCGAGTTCAGCTTCGGCGCCCGGTCGGCGGCGAAGGTCGGCGCCCACGGGTTGTCGCGGCCGACGACGTGGTCGGCCAGGGCGAGCCCGGCCGCGGTTCCGCCGGTCATGCCCCACTTCGCGAACCCGGTGGCCACCAGCACGCGCGGCTGCAGCGGCATCGGCCCGACGAACGGCAGGCCGTCCTCGGGCTCGTAGTCCTGCGCGGACCAGCGGTGGGTGATCCCGTCGACCGGCCAGTGCCGGGCGGACCAGGTCGCGAGGTCGCTCTCGTGGTGGGCCATGGGCGTGTCGGTGCCGACCCGGTGACCGAACCCGCCGGTCTGCAGCAGGCGCTCGCCGTCCACGACGACGGTGCGGATCGACACCGTCGGCGAGTCCGCCGAGAGGTACATCCCGCCCGGCAGGGTGTCGGCGTCGCGCACCCGCATCGCCTGCGCGTAGGAGCGGGCCGGCTCCATCCGGGCGAAGTAGAGCCCGCGGTCGAGCACCGGGATGCCGGTCGCCAGCACCACCCGGTCCGCGAGCACCCGGCCGTGCGGGGTCCGCAGCTCGGGCGTGGCCCCGAACGAGGCGCCCAACGAGACCGACCGCACGCGGGTCCCCTCGAAGACCGACTGCCCCGCGTCGACGAGCTCGCGGGCGAGGTCGTGCAGGTAGGGCACCGGGTCGAACTGGGCCTGGTCGGCGAGCACCACCGCCTCCGAGACCGCGAACGGCAGGTCCTGGTCGGCGTCGAGGGTGGCGGGCAGGCCCGCGGCCCGCAGGGCGTCCGCCTCGGCGCGGACCGCCCGGGCGCCGGCGGAGTCCCGACCCGCCG contains:
- a CDS encoding metallopeptidase TldD-related protein → MNLVERALETAGRVRPDAGAAVLLRETSEVVLRWANSTMTTNGATTDRTLGLVLLVPLAGGGTGAGVVRVSAPDSLLAGGAEADARLTDAVRAAVRAAEDSGASRDAAELPPPTGPADPFDVPAAETSVGVFGDLAAALGDSFGTDRSAGFADHHVTTTWLATSAGVRRCWTEPAGAVEVNLKDPSSGSSVWGGTSTRDFADVDLPAILGDLRGRLAWGRRRIALDPGRYETILPPSAVSDFMIYLAWSMGGRPAQEGRSALSRAGGTRVGEQLTTLPLTLAGDPDAPGFPTLRYEPVLATTSSGDEVSVFDNGASTRRVEWLRDGAVAELAYPRAAAAEYGARFAPPSDNLLLTGGSDASLSDLVATTRRGLLLTCLWYMREVDPETMLLTGLTRDGVYLVEDGEVVGEVNNFRFNESPLDLVRRATEAGATERTLPREWKDWFTRVAMPPLRIPDFNMSSVSQAS
- a CDS encoding FAD-dependent oxidoreductase, which encodes MPTTPALPTRHRSVWLDRDLPSYPTLHGDLRVDVAVVGGGITGLTTAVALHRAGCTVAVLEARHLGAVASGNTTAKVSVLQGTRASTLAQRHPQDVVDAYVAAHSAGLDWLAARAAGVDCGFERAPAVTFSTAGRDSAGARAVRAEADALRAAGLPATLDADQDLPFAVSEAVVLADQAQFDPVPYLHDLARELVDAGQSVFEGTRVRSVSLGASFGATPELRTPHGRVLADRVVLATGIPVLDRGLYFARMEPARSYAQAMRVRDADTLPGGMYLSADSPTVSIRTVVVDGERLLQTGGFGHRVGTDTPMAHHESDLATWSARHWPVDGITHRWSAQDYEPEDGLPFVGPMPLQPRVLVATGFAKWGMTGGTAAGLALADHVVGRDNPWAPTFAADRAPKLNSVPSLASFNGQVAKYLATGWVKPDLPSRQPLAEGEGRVETTPRGKVGRCRVGGVEHEVGAVCPHLGGILAWNDAAASWDCPLHGSRFAPDGEVLEGPVTEGLGAPPGLTRVVAPRR